The Trypanosoma brucei gambiense DAL972 chromosome 10, complete sequence genome has a segment encoding these proteins:
- a CDS encoding T. brucei spp.-specific protein produces MPLLCWGTHKPHLFQNGASFCAFHLRTNCNGKYSFTAHFVYEKVRLLAGSSVAQTNLSLSACRTAHAGATFGRGKGEIGFITRWAIFGSHLCVMTSLSVSDGIRMLNT; encoded by the coding sequence ATGCCCCTTCTCTGTTGGGGTACCCACAAACCCCATCTGTTTCAAAACGGAGCATCCTTTTGTGCCTTTCATTTGCGCACCAACTGCAATGGTAAATATTCTTTCACTGCCCATTTTGTGTATGAGAAAGTAAGATTGCTGGCTGGTAGTTCAGTAGCTCAGACAAACTTGTCGCTGTCGGCCTGCAGAACGGCTCACGCCGGTGCCACGTTCGGGCGGGGGAAAGGTGAAATTGGCTTCATTACGCGATGGGCGATATTTGGCTCTCATCTCTGTGTGATGACATCACTAAGCGTTTCTGACGGAATTCGTATGCTGAACACATAA
- a CDS encoding tyrosine specific protein phosphatase, putative, which translates to MSTAKSFPMAQLSTRAQYSRMQREFVQLQRQENPRNINFTTSLKNRHKNRYLDILANEETIYPPVLKAVGAQPGRYPYINGNLIDLDLPHTFVACQAPVPQGVPDFLETLSEKKVDLVVMLTKLREGGVLKAERYWPEEEEDSLSFPESGHDAIKVTRDAEASYEVDAELDIVRRPLVIHVPGKPMHRVLQVQYVGWPDHGVPESAASFDELLSVIKNCVTTSPILVHCSAGIGRTGTLIGAYAALLHIERGILTDSTVYSIVAAMKQKRFGMVQRLEQYAVIYMTVLGRLGVDISGLVSTLNLKA; encoded by the coding sequence ATGTCCACAGCGAAGAGTTTTCCGATGGCTCAACTTTCTACACGGGCTCAGTATAGCCGTATGCAACGAGAGTTTGTGCAGTTACAAAGGCAGGAGAATCCACGAAATATAAACTTTACCACTTCTTTAAAAAATCGCCACAAGAATCGCTATTTGGACATATTGGCCAATGAGGAGACAATATATCCACCGGTCCTAAAGGCCGTCGGGGCACAACCTGGGCGTTATCCCTATATCAATGGGAATTTAATCGATCTTGATTTGCCACATACGTTTGTCGCTTGTCAGGCTCCCGTACCGCAAGGTGTCCCTGACTTTTTAGAGACCCTCAGTGAGAAGAAGGTGGACCTTGTTGTGATGCTCACTAAACTACGGGAGGGTGGTGTTTTGAAGGCAGAGCGTTATTGGccggaagaagaggaagattcCTTGTCATTTCCGGAATCTGGACACGATGCTATAAAGGTGACAAGGGATGCGGAGGCGTCGTACGAGGTTGATGCTGAGCTTGACATCGTGCGTCGTCCGCTCGTTATCCATGTACCCGGTAAGCCAATGCATCGGGTGCTGCAAGTGCAGTACGTTGGTTGGCCCGATCACGGTGTTCCAGAATCCGCAGCATCATTTGATGAGCTCTTGTCGGTAATCAAGAACTGCGTAACCACTTCCCCCATATTGGTACATTGTAGTGCTGGTATTGGTAGGACGGGGACACTAATAGGTGCCTATGCCGCTCTACTTCACATTGAGCGCGGGATCCTTACTGATTCAACCGTATACTCTATAGTTGCAGCGATGAAGCAAAAGCGATTCGGTATGGTTCAACGGTTAGAGCAGTATGCAGTTATCTATATGACTGTTCTGGGCCGGCTCGGTGTGGATATTAGTGGACTGGTGTCGACACTTAACTTAAAAGCGTAG
- a CDS encoding alpha-1,3-mannosyltransferase, putative, translated as MEYRWLNRVLTVELCMSIIAFHLVHFTGIDWNAYMQEVKGFLDGELDYMKLKGDTGPLVYPGGFVWSHSALYFMTKGGVDVEMAQWLYLGIYVMVLVLVAHLYYNSGLRGRLFIRLLLSKRIRSLFMFRLFNDCWAMFLVYLSVICFARGRRWTVGCLLYSMAVSVKMNIFLFAPGLLLILCKSLPFTGVVRCLAVCALWQVVAGLPFLLHNPRSYIVRSFDLGRVFTYRWTVNFKRISEEIFFSSKFSRSLLVMLAVSWLLVCFRRWSKRAYRRGRYEKREGTVVLVGASDEEVFHNVTLTLMESNMIGVIFARSLHYQFFLWFFYFVPFVLSATRLPLVVKVVAFLAIQYGFEVYPSTTASSSVLLSGFLCVWLGMLLFPSEYSETTGKETTVTLTAVKRGK; from the coding sequence ATGGAGTATCGGTGGCTGAATAGGGTTCTCACTGTGGAATTATGCATGTCCATCATAGCCTTTCATCTCGTGCATTTCACCGGAATCGACTGGAATGCTTACATGCAGGAGGTGAAGGGCTTTCTGGATGGGGAGCTCGACTACATGAAGTTGAAGGGTGACACCGGCCCTTTGGTGTACCCCGGCGGTTTCGTATGGTCCCATTCCGCACTTTATTTCATGACGAAAGGTGGTGTTGATGTCGAGATGGCACAGTGGCTGTACTTGGGGATCTATGTGATGGTGCTGGTGTTAGTTGCACATTTGTACTACAACTCGGGGCTTCGTGGGAGGTTGTTCATTCGTCTCCTCCTTTCCAAGCGAATCCGGTCACTCTTCATGTTCCGGCTCTTCAACGATTGTTGGGCCATGTTTCTGGTCTACTTGTCGGTTATCTGTTTCGCCAGGGGGCGGCGATGGACTGTTGGATGTTTGTTGTACAGTATGGCCGTGTCAGTAAAAATgaacatttttctctttgctcCTGGTCTTCTACTGATTCTGTGCAAATCACTTCCTTTTACCGGGGTGGTCAGATGTCTCGCAGTGTGTGCATTGTGGCAAGTAGTTGCGGGGCTGCCCTTTCTTCTCCACAATCCACGGTCATATATTGTACGGTCGTTTGACCTTGGTCGTGTATTCACGTATCGATGGACTGTCAATTTCAAGCGCATCTCGGAAGAGATATTTTTTTCGTCCAAGTTTAGCAGGAGTTTGTTGGTGATGCTAGCTGTCAGCTGGTTGTTAGTGTGTTTCCGGCGTTGGTCCAAGCGTGCTTACCGGCGTGGCCGGTATGAGAAGCGAGAGGGGACTGTGGTACTTGTGGGTGCGTCAGATGAAGAGGTCTTTCACAATGTCACCTTAACCCTGATGGAGTCTAATATGATCGGCGTTATCTTCGCTCGTTCATTACACTATCAGTTTTTTCTGTGGTTTTTCTACTTCGTACCGTTTGTCCTCTCTGCCACACGACTACCGCTGGTGGTGAAAGTGGTTGCCTTTTTAGCAATCCAATACGGATTCGAGGTGTACCCGAGCACAACCGCGTCATCCAGTGTTCTTCTGAGTggctttttgtgtgtatggcTGGGCAtgctccttttcccctctgaaTATAGCGAAACTACTGGAAAAGAGACGACGGTAACCCTTACAGCtgtgaaaaggggaaagtag
- a CDS encoding COP-coated vesicle membrane protein erv25 precursor, putative gives MNTMQGIMRDLRMVMSPFLLVLVVAISTPASAARFLLQNTQPICFVEEVGEDTRFLTGVYTRSDSLPYPPTVKMTIKSPSGSVTWEGKVVAGTNSFSAPVSAGSIGKYQICVSVSTWGFRASDDGSSVVMDVNIDQKTAVISKTEVPMLKRQNVGGMEVFTFRDFGGQQKDILRPPEYFKRVEGALSKLLMQVKDVSSGIDHNIERFSRMFTTSENTHKRIWAFGVLTVLVTIATIWLQFRLLKSTLREKKLV, from the coding sequence ATGAATACTATGCAGGGAATTATGAGAGATCTGCGGATGGTTATgtccccctttcttcttgttcTCGTTGTCGCAATTTCCACACCGGCCAGTGCTGCCCGTTTCTTGCTGCAAAACACTCAGCCAATATGCTTTGTTGAGGAGGTAGGAGAGGACACGCGGTTCTTGACGGGTGTTTACACGCGCAGTGACTCTCTGCCCTATCCACCTACTGTTAAAATGACCATCAAGTCACCGAGTGGCTCGGTGACGTGGGAGGGCAAAGTTGTGGCAGGAACAAACTCTTTCAGCGCTCCTGTCTCAGCTGGGTCCATTGGCAAGTATCAGATTTGTGTGAGTGTGAGCACATGGGGATTTAGGGCTTCAGATGATGGATCATCTGTTGTTATGGACGTTAACATTGACCAGAAAACAGCTGTAATATCCAAGACGGAAGTGCCTATGCTGAAGAGACAGAATGTGGGGGGTATGGAAGTGTTCACTTTCCGAGACTTTGGGGGCCAACAAAAGGATATCTTGCGTCCACCAGAATACTTTAAACGCGTTGAAGGTGCGCTGTCGAAGCTGTTGATGCAGGTGAAAGACGTTAGTTCCGGTATTGATCACAACATTGAGCGTTTCTCACGCATGTTTACCACTTCAGAAAACACCCACAAGCGCATATGGGCGTTTGGTGTGCTTACCGTGCTGGTCACGATCGCCACCATATGGCTGCAGTTCCGCCTACTGAAGTCCACTCTGCGGGAGAAGAAGTTGGTGTGA
- a CDS encoding ATP-dependent DEAD/H RNA helicase HEL64,putative: MEETYSPFTGRQGQYNQGYNGGGRRDSRGGMGERIKPVDWGNVSLVPGNWKVLDGKAIKKAGEIKTSTPEAGQLSEEEATKWREEHVITIFGDDCPPPMSSFDHLRGIVPPYLLKKLTAQNFTAPTPVQAQSWPVLLSGRDLVGVAKTGSGKTLGFMVPALAHIAVQEPLRSGDGPMVVVLAPTRELAQQIEEETKKVIPGDVYCGCVYGGAPKGPQLGLLRRGVHILVATPGRLIDFLDIKRINLHRVTYLVLDEADRMLDMGFEPQVRKICGQIRPDRQTVMFSATWPREIQRLAAEFQKQWIRISVGSTELQANKDVTQRFILTQEFAKQDELRKLMQEHREERVLVFCKMKRTADELERQLRRWGYDAMAIHGDKEQRQREFILARFRKDPRLCLVATDVAARGLDIKQLETVINYDFPMQIDDYVHRIGRTGRAGAKGDAFTLITKKEAQITPSVLKELIGILERAQQEIPDWMIEWNAQQPRYQVKRNRGMNGFGRHQSAPFLRNGHRPSFSANGNYSAHGNGTFGLGKHNDDAVPFSSSAIQYKRFDSDDEAEPSRKKYAR, from the coding sequence ATGGAGGAGACGTACAGTCCCTTTACGGGACGTCAAGGCCAGTACAATCAGGGCTACAATGGTGGAGGGCGACGAGATAGCCGCGGCGGTATGGGAGAAAGAATAAAACCCGTTGACTGGGGGAATGTTTCTCTCGTTCCCGGAAACTGGAAGGTTCTCGATGGTAAGGCGATCAAAAAGGCAGGGGAGATAAAGACATCCACCCCAGAAGCGGGACAACTcagcgaggaggaggcgaCGAAATGGCGAGAAGAACATGTGATCACCATATTTGGTGATGATTGTCCTCCACCTATGTCATCGTTTGATCACCTGCGTGGAATCGTTCCACCATACCTTCTAAAGAAGCTCACCGCCCAGAATTTCACTGCACCAACTCCCGTGCAAGCGCAGTCATGGCCCGTTCTTCTATCTGGTCGTGACCTTGTGGGGGTTGCGAAGACAGGCTCCGGAAAGACGCTTGGCTTCATGGTCCCTGCCCTCGCCCACATTGCAGTGCAGGAACCCCTACGCTCCGGTGACGGTCCAATGGTTGTTGTACTGGCTCCCACCCGCGAACTCGCTCAGCAgattgaagaagaaacaaaaaaggttaTCCCCGGGGACGTGTATTGCGGTTGCGTTTATGGAGGAGCACCAAAAGGACCCCAGCTTGGGTTGCTGCGGAGAGGTGTGCACATTCTCGTCGCCACACCAGGTCGTTTGATAGACTTCTTGGATATTAAACGCATTAACTTGCATCGTGTCACCTATCTCGTTCTAGATGAAGCAGATCGCATGCTTGATATGGGATTTGAGCCGCAGGTTCGCAAAATATGCGGCCAGATAAGGCCAGACCGGCAGACAGTCATGTTCTCCGCCACTTGGCCACGTGAGATTCAGCGACTGGCAGCAGAATTTCAGAAGCAGTGGATACGCATCAGTGTGGGCAGTACGGAACTTCAGGCTAACAAGGACGTCACTCAGCGTTTCATTCTCACACAAGAGTTTGCAAAGCAGGACGAGTTGAGGAAGCTCATGCAAGAACATCGGGAGGAACGCGTGCTGGTTTTCTGCAAGATGAAGCGGACTGCGGATGAGCTGGAGCGGCAACTAAGACGATGGGGCTACGATGCAATGGCTATTCATGGTGACAAGGAGCAGCGGCAGAGGGAGTTCATCCTAGCGAGGTTCCGTAAAGATCCACGATTGTGCCTTGTCGCCACAGACGTTGCTGCTCGAGGTCTGGACATCAAACAATTGGAAACTGTTATAAACTACGACTTCCCCATGCAGATCGACGACTACGTACATCGTATTGGCCGCACAGGCCGTGCAGGCGCGAAGGGAGATGCGTTTACGCTTATCACGAAGAAGGAGGCTCAAATAACACCTTCAGTGTTGAAGGAACTTATTGGGATCCTGGAGCGCGCACAACAGGAAATACCTGATTGGATGATCGAATGGAACGCGCAACAGCCGAGATACCAGGTGAAGCGGAATCGCGGTATGAACGGGTTTGGAAGACATCAAAGCGCTCCCTTCCTGCGTAACGGTCACCGCCCATCGTTCTCAGCGAACGGGAATTATAGTGCTCACGGAAATGGTACATTTGGCCTTGGAAAGCACAACGACGACGCTGTTCCCTTCTCGTCATCCGCTATTCAATACAAGCGATTTGACAGTGACGACGAGGCGGAACCGTCCCGCAAGAAATACGCGAGATAG
- a CDS encoding dynein light chain, putative yields MMEDDEGLDGQQEVREVVKERPVRLTSIVRHDCSKSFANDVLEMANVVLDNLPADRMYKDVATLLKRQLDETQKGTWHVIAGSHFGANVTNDAETMVNLKIDDMYVLVFRSGPPDRPLNANDAKE; encoded by the coding sequence ATGATGGAGGACGATGAGGGTTTGGATGGGCAGCAGGAAGTGAGGGAAGTTGTAAAGGAGCGTCCCGTTAGGCTAACCAGCATTGTGCGGCATGACTGCTCCAAGTCCTTCGCTAACGATGTTCTTGAGATGGCCAACGTCGTTCTTGACAACTTGCCTGCCGATCGTATGTATAAGGATGTTGCCACTCTCCTTAAGCGGCAGTTGGACGAAACTCAAAAGGGCACATGGCACGTCATCGCAGGGTCGCATTTCGGTGCGAATGTGACAAACGACGCAGAAACCATGGTGAACCTAAAGATCGACGATATGTATGTTCTTGTGTTTCGTTCTGGCCCTCCAGACCGTCCGCTAAATGCGAATGATGCAAAGGAGTAA
- a CDS encoding chaperone protein DNAj, putative: MNSMDDAAIVNHVINNRNNYYRILFLERTATNEEIKANYKKMALKCHPDKNKHKNASDAFKLLGTANSVLSDQARRRIYDSQGAEAVRRHDNGGMGHRAPGHGAYYNANDLFEEFFGRAHRMHTERPFAHEAEVPVNLLMALPLIFFVILALLIQSSLTDLSDYSNPHMRRGGGGGDGIDTFSLTPDPERGHVVERLTALKGARVKYYVKPKWNERASRGSADVRRMERNVVQQQQESLARRCEAESLSYRARGRKETPPVCSEYESLRQAMHR; the protein is encoded by the coding sequence ATGAACTCTATGGATGATGCGGCAATTGTAAATCACGTTatcaacaacagaaacaactACTAccgtattttgtttttggaaCGCACTGCCACCAACGAGGAGATAAAGGCAAACTACAAGAAGATGGCCTTGAAGTGCCATCCGGACaagaacaaacacaaaaatgcgAGTGACGCATTCAAACTGCTAGGCACCGCAAACAGCGTCCTCTCAGATCAGGCGAGGCGACGAATTTACGATTCCCAGGGTGCTGAAGCCGTACGGCGGCACGATAATGGCGGGATGGGCCACAGGGCACCTGGACACGGTGCATATTACAACGCTAACGACCTCTTCGAGGAGTTTTTTGGGCGTGCTCATCGTATGCATACTGAGCGGCCGTTTGCACACGAAGCCGAAGTACCCGTTAATTTACTGATGGCGCTGCCGTTGATCTTCTTCGTGATTCTGGCGTTACTCATCCAGTCGTCTCTTACTGACTTAAGTGATTATTCAAATCCCCATATGCGCAggggtggtggcggtggtgatgGCATAGATACCTTCAGTTTGACGCCAGACCCCGAGCGTGGACATGTTGTGGAACGTTTAACGGCTCTGAAGGGAGCGCGGGTGAAGTATTATGTCAAACCGAAGTGGAACGAGCGGGCGTCGCGTGGGAGTGCTGACGTGCGTCGAATGGAAAGGAACGTcgtgcaacagcagcaagaaTCTCTGGCTCGTCGCTGTGAGGCGGAGTCGCTCTCCTACAGAGCACGCGGGCGAAAGGAAACGCCCCCGGTCTGCTCCGAATACGAGTCTTTGCGTCAAGCCATGCACCGTTAG
- a CDS encoding serine/threonine protein phosphatase, putative translates to MGFFSFKSNEKLKSGADGRNATGSGSIKPSGPTDGDGGFSGSSGRPVALTAEEHHEGVDPLGYMSHLPVTDIIELYTSFRNSLQECPDLVQKRYFVSTVKTLSSQMKLRDFSEKSISTHDGTKLPIVKRVLREVPSVRSRLALALQNFCHVTDWELENEEIECGTGLLATLRGESSRLRSGHEVDEGESAARLIPRMDSFDPTHIYNLVSTTDKLPSMQEMAELIRRTNELLLQEVNVVLVSAPCVVVGDIHGQKKDLIDNVLAAGGPIAPCGTDAVPEGKPDDGAAKPTRRNYLFLGDIVDRGPESLGCLALLFAAKLMAPKSVHLLRGNHESSETNRNYGFLRECWERYPINSPGGGGPTACTGGNTAMDCVWELQSHPLWVLANETFRSLPLCAVVTGEAVSPSALPNCGKHREADRQGGLTLCAMHGGLSPFIAESLDGILAVNRFRDIVDGPLADLTWADPVSALALFSPGNVAAATTTAGNVGSELSDTNNGAPPQQQEGRFQHHRMAVQRSEPVPTTSATVGHVLSSRGRGHNFGEDVTLRFLRKNKMDFIVRAHQCVMEGYEWQHQRRLLTLFSAPNYCGCGNKGAILIVHERGDPELVQFEAAGIQICGAIAAVSPKPSPVPPKEFCS, encoded by the coding sequence ATGGGATTCTTCTCGTTTAAGAGCAACGAGAAACTGAAAAGTGGCGCTGATGGAAGGAATGCCACCGGAAGTGGAAGTATCAAACCGTCTGGTCCCACCGATGGCGACGGCGGATTCTCAGGTTCGTCCGGCCGTCCTGTTGCACTAACTGCAGAGGAACATCACGAGGGCGTCGACCCACTAGGATATATGTCACACTTGCCCGTCACTGATATCATAGAGCTCTACACCAGTTTCCGCAACTCACTGCAGGAGTGCCCCGATCTTGTGCAAAAGAGGTATTTCGTGAGCACCGTGAAGACTCTTTCCTCCCAAATGAAACTGAGAGATTTCAGTGAAAAGAGTATCAGCACACATGACGGCACAAAACTGCCGATAGTTAAGCGTGTCTTGAGGGAAGTTCCTTCCGTGCGCTCGCGGCTAGCACTTGCGTTGCAAAATTTCTGTCACGTCACCGATTGGGAGctggaaaatgaggaaatcGAGTGCGGAACTGGTCTTCTTGCCACTCTCCGTGGCGAGTCATCGCGCTTGAGGAGCGGCCATGAAGTAGATGAGGGCGAGAGTGCGGCCAGATTGATCCCGCGTATGGATTCCTTTGATCCAACCCATATATACAACCTGGTTTCGACAACTGATAAGTTACCTTCGATGCAGGAGATGGCCGAACTGATCCGGAGGACGAATGAGTTGCTCCTTCAGGAGGTTAACGTTGTGCTGGTGTCTGCACCATGCGTTGTGGTAGGTGACATACATGGACAGAAAAAGGATCTCATAGACAATGTTCTTGCGGCGGGTGGGCCAATAGCCCCGTGTGGCACCGATGCGGTACCCGAGGGTAAACCTGATGATGGAGCAGCGAAACCCACAAGGCGGAATTACTTATTTCTAGGGGATATCGTCGACCGAGGTCCAGAAAGCTTGGGTTGCCTCGCgcttttgtttgctgctaAGCTAATGGCACCCAAAAGCGTTCATCTTCTCCGGGGGAATCACGAGAGCTCTGAGACAAACCGCAATTATGGTTTCCTGAGAGAGTGCTGGGAGCGGTACCCGATTAATAGTCCGGGGGGCGGTGGTCCTACAGCCTGTACTGGTGGTAACACCGCAATGGACTGCGTGTGGGAGCTTCAAAGTCATCCCCTGTGGGTACTGGCGAATGAGACGTTCCGCAGTCTTCCTCTTTGTGCAGTTGTGACAGGGGAGGCTGTCTCTCCTTCTGCTCTCCCCAATTGCGGCAAACACAGGGAAGCTGACCGTCAGGGCGGCCTCACTTTGTGTGCGATGCATGGTGGCCTTTCGCCTTTCATCGCCGAGAGTCTCGACGGTATTTTGGCTGTTAATCGGTTCCGTGACATTGTCGATGGTCCACTTGCGGACCTAACGTGGGCCGATCCCGTATCAGCGCTGGCTCTGTTTTCTCCTGGAAATGTAGCTGCTGCGACAACAACAGCTGGAAATGTCGGCAGTGAATTGAGCGATACCAACAACGGTGCCCCGCCTCAACAGCAAGAAGGAAGGTTTCAACATCATCGCATGGCCGTCCAGCGCAGTGAACCCGTTCCCACAACCAGCGCGACTGTTGGCCACGTGCTAAGCTCCAGAGGCCGCGGTCACAATTTCGGTGAGGACGTAACGCTGCGGTTCCTTCGGAAGAATAAAATGGATTTTATTGTGCGTGCCCATCAGTGTGTGATGGAGGGTTATGAGTGGCAGCACCAGCGGCGGCTTTTGACGCTATTTTCCGCCCCCAATTACTGCGGCTGCGGCAACAAGGGTGCTATTCTCATCGTACACGAACGCGGAGACCCCGAGCTGGTGCAGTTTGAAGCAGCTGGTATTCAGATTTGCGGTGCCATTGCGGCAGTGAGTCCGAAACCGTCACCGGTCCCACCAAAGGAATTTTGTAGTTAA
- a CDS encoding T. brucei spp.-specific protein, with product MSLRLGQPTSEQRNRRVFLRFTPIVNEGTEEGKLSSSLSTTTMTSNTSLVEEQSRNIATNVDSTPKSSMPPLPIPEKIGSKSNTPQGLLSPQKVMKEEAGAMQSPDNIRSPGNRKKKNDESPVRLSTDSLTQQESMHLGTIYTRYASFSPKEGCLVNLLNDVTGAGSVSECDVWLYQLENVLGVPRRELCGGTLGIRPESSESPKQQSYGPRRMLTYGEVLRFATWLKSAHKMRIGPRHASLPSNSTPVKGAGKAADDTPSKTATHSGREIKKLDGIKRPKESAKFNIGTGKGKRDSGPSRLFTPTTGSSEVHMPSIGKRPGSTSVSTTTRGYNLELQSFAELGGGSDGTGTIRLIDLKRMLQSFSIEATFGTCVGRVIDKNNTGCITFEEFLWVLEFGVRGMGPAAAIHDHLAAPLTPQNVVTPPVSTERSPASGNKGRSTKPSPSKKGRLAATLEAIRKSFAAQSEKLSPYLTSLKTERRSRSGRRSPNNLRKDRRKLSISPCRGLLTRSTPGRRCSSRKKSRGRSPTNRGTGKRLHTARKDVALGA from the coding sequence ATGAGCTTAAGACTTGGTCAGCCGACATCCGAGCAGAGAAACCGACGGGTGTTTCTCCGCTTCACCCCCATTGTTAATGAGGGAACTGAAGAAGGCAAACTGTCCTCTAGCCTTTCAACAACTACGATGACTTCGAACACGTCATTAGTTGAGGAGCAGTCGCGCAATATCGCCACTAACGTCGATTCAACCCCCAAGTCAAGTATGCCACCTCTTCCTATCCCTGAAAAGATCGGGAGTAAAAGCAACACACCTCAGGGACTGCTGTCACCGCAGAAAGTCATGAAGGAAGAGGCAGGTGCCATGCAATCACCGGACAACATACGCTCCCCtggaaatagaaaaaagaaaaatgatgaATCTCCTGTTCGACTAAGCACTGATTCCTTAACTCAGCAGGAGAGTATGCACCTTGGGACCATATACACTCGTTACGCCTCCTTTTCACCAAAGGAGGGTTGTTTGGTTAATCTCCTGAATGATGTCACTGGTGCGGGATCTGTTAGCGAATGTGATGTGTGGCTTTACCAACTTGAAAATGTCTTGGGGGTGCCCCGCAGAGAACTGTGCGGCGGAACTCTTGGTATCAGGCCAGAATCATCTGAGTCCCCGAAACAACAATCATATGGACCCAGACGCATGTTGACGTATGGTGAGGTGTTGCGTTTCGCAACCTGGTTGAAGTCTGCGCATAAAATGCGCATTGGACCAAGACATGCGTCACTGCCGTCTAATTCTACCCCGGTGAAAGGTGCAGGTAAAGCGGCCGATGACACACCAAGTAAGACTGCCACGCATTCCGGGCGAGAGATAAAAAAACTGGACGGCATTAAGAGGCCAAAAGAGAGTGCGAAGTTCAATATCGGCActggaaagggaaagcggGATAGTGGACCCTCCAGGCTGTTCACACCAACTACGGGGAGTAGTGAAGTTCACATGCCCTCCATCGGCAAACGACCGGGTTCGACATCTGTTAGCACGACCACACGCGGTTACAATTTGGAGCTGCAATCTTTCGCCGAATTGGGCGGTGGCTCGGATGGCACCGGAACCATCCGCCTCATTGATTTGAAGCGGATGTTGCAGTCTTTCAGCATCGAGGCCACCTTTGGCACGTGTGTGGGACGGGTGATTGATAAAAATAACACGGGATGCATTACCTTTGAAGAGTTTTTGTGGGTTCTCGAGTTTGGTGTGCGGGGGATGGGCCCAGCGGCTGCTATCCATGACCATCTGGCTGCGCCTCTCACACCTCAAAATGTAGTCACGCCCCCAGTATCCACGGAGAGGTCTCCGGCCTCTGGCAACAAAGGGAGGTCGACCAAACCGTCACCATCAAAAAAAGGCCGACTTGCGGCAACACTTGAAGCAATACGCAAGTCATTTGCAGCCCAGTCCGAGAAGTTGTCTCCATATTTGACCAGCCTCAAGACCGAGCGCAGGTCGAGGAGCGGCAGGCGGTCACCCAACAACCTTCGAAAAGACCGCAGGAAGCTGAGCATCTCACCCTGCCGAGGTCTGCTCACACGCTCTACGCCCGGACGACGCTGTTCCTCACGCAAGAAGAGCCGTGGCAGGTCTCCGACAAATAGAGGTACCGGCAAGAGATTACATACGGCCAGAAAGGATGTAGCACTCGGGGCGTAG